One Peterkaempfera bronchialis DNA window includes the following coding sequences:
- a CDS encoding MFS transporter: MRTAAAPTAAAAPAPAAQAAAPALEGPAGGMFSSLRVRNYRYFFAGQVVSNTGTWMQRIAQDWLVLSLTGSPFAVGITTAMQFLPMLLLGLFGGVVADRYPKRRLLVLTQAVMGLLAAGLAVLTLAGVVTVYHVYAFAFLLGLVTVVDNPTRQAFVTEMVGPGALRNAVSLNAANFQTARLVGPAVAGLLIAAVGSGWAFGINALSFAAVIGGLLAMRGSELHPSPVRPREKGQLREGLRYVRERPELIWPIVLVGFIGTFGFNFPTLLSGFAYDVFHVGPGQYGLLNTAMAVGSLAGALLAARRRSSRLRMLVMAALGFGVLEAVTAFAPGFWLFAAMLTLVGMVGLTFNTTANASVQLATDPAMRGRVMGLFMLVFMGGTPIGSPIVGWVTEHFGPRVGLLACGLVSAAAAGVVALVLVRSSGLRIRVDLRPGRGRRLVSFVPRRPATREELVTAC, encoded by the coding sequence ATACGCACCGCGGCGGCCCCCACCGCCGCAGCCGCCCCCGCGCCCGCCGCCCAGGCCGCCGCCCCCGCCTTGGAGGGCCCCGCCGGGGGGATGTTCTCCTCGCTGCGCGTCCGTAACTACCGCTACTTCTTCGCCGGCCAGGTCGTCTCCAACACCGGCACCTGGATGCAGCGCATCGCCCAGGACTGGCTGGTGCTGAGCCTCACCGGCAGCCCCTTCGCGGTCGGCATCACCACCGCGATGCAGTTCCTGCCCATGCTGTTGCTCGGCCTCTTCGGCGGCGTGGTCGCCGACCGCTACCCCAAGCGCCGCCTGCTGGTCCTGACCCAGGCGGTCATGGGGCTGCTGGCCGCCGGACTGGCGGTGCTCACCCTCGCCGGGGTGGTCACCGTCTACCACGTGTACGCGTTCGCGTTCCTGCTGGGCCTGGTCACGGTGGTGGACAACCCCACCCGGCAGGCGTTTGTCACCGAGATGGTGGGCCCCGGCGCGCTGCGCAACGCGGTCAGCCTCAACGCCGCCAACTTCCAGACCGCCCGGCTGGTCGGCCCCGCCGTGGCCGGACTGCTGATCGCGGCGGTGGGCAGCGGCTGGGCGTTCGGGATCAACGCGCTCTCCTTCGCCGCCGTCATCGGCGGCCTGCTCGCCATGCGCGGCAGCGAGCTGCATCCCTCTCCGGTGCGGCCCCGGGAGAAGGGCCAGCTGCGGGAGGGCCTGCGGTACGTCCGCGAGCGGCCCGAGCTGATCTGGCCGATCGTGCTGGTCGGTTTCATCGGCACCTTTGGATTCAACTTCCCGACGCTGCTCTCCGGCTTCGCCTACGACGTCTTCCATGTCGGCCCAGGGCAGTACGGGCTGCTCAACACCGCGATGGCGGTCGGTTCGCTGGCCGGTGCGCTGCTGGCCGCGCGGCGCCGCTCCAGCCGGCTGCGGATGCTGGTCATGGCGGCGCTGGGCTTCGGCGTGCTGGAGGCGGTCACGGCCTTCGCCCCGGGCTTCTGGCTCTTCGCGGCGATGCTGACCCTGGTCGGCATGGTCGGCCTGACCTTCAACACCACGGCCAACGCCAGCGTGCAGCTCGCCACCGACCCGGCCATGCGCGGCCGGGTGATGGGCCTCTTCATGCTGGTCTTCATGGGCGGGACGCCGATCGGCAGCCCGATCGTGGGCTGGGTCACCGAGCACTTCGGCCCCCGGGTCGGCCTGCTGGCCTGCGGCCTGGTCTCGGCGGCGGCAGCCGGCGTGGTGGCCCTGGTGCTGGTCCGCTCCTCCGGCCTGCGCATCCGGGTGGACCTCCGACCCGGGCGGGGACGGCGGCTGGTCTCCTTCGTACCGCGCCGCCCGGCGACCCGTGAGGAACTGGTCACCGCCTGCTGA
- the thpR gene encoding RNA 2',3'-cyclic phosphodiesterase, with protein MRLFVAVVPPPAALAELAAVLRPLRARPDAQPLRWTPAETWHLTLAFLGEVDADALPELERRLARAARRHEAHRLRFAGGGRFGGRALWAGVHGDTLALRRLAESVQAAARRTGLEVDDDRPYRAHLTLARSGVPRGGDRRAGRICGG; from the coding sequence ATGAGGCTCTTCGTCGCCGTGGTGCCCCCGCCGGCCGCACTCGCCGAGCTGGCCGCCGTACTGCGCCCGCTGCGGGCCCGCCCGGATGCGCAGCCGCTGCGCTGGACGCCGGCGGAGACCTGGCACCTGACGCTGGCCTTCCTGGGCGAAGTGGACGCGGACGCGCTGCCCGAGCTGGAGCGGCGGCTGGCGCGGGCCGCGCGGCGGCATGAGGCGCATCGGCTGCGGTTCGCCGGCGGCGGGCGGTTCGGGGGGCGGGCGCTCTGGGCCGGGGTGCACGGAGACACCCTGGCGCTGCGTCGGCTGGCCGAGTCGGTGCAGGCCGCGGCGCGGCGTACCGGCCTGGAGGTGGACGACGACCGCCCGTACCGGGCCCATCTCACCCTGGCCCGGAGCGGGGTGCCGCGTGGCGGCGATCGGCGGGCGGGCCGGATCTGCGGGGGTTGA
- a CDS encoding GNAT family N-acetyltransferase, translating into MKIRTGGPDDAAVILSLLDGAVAWLASRGRTGQWGSDPWSTRPAAADRIQGYARDHLVRIAEVDGRPAGVCVLAEEPPEYAPPVGERELYVRLLVTDRALSGSGVGAALIEDARAETRRRGITLLRVDCYGGDDRKLVRQYEALGFTATDPFTVAMPDREPWPGQILEQRLSPA; encoded by the coding sequence ATGAAGATCCGAACCGGCGGCCCCGACGACGCGGCCGTCATCCTCTCCCTGCTCGACGGCGCCGTGGCCTGGCTGGCCTCCCGGGGCCGCACCGGCCAATGGGGCAGCGACCCGTGGTCCACCCGCCCGGCCGCCGCCGACCGCATCCAGGGCTATGCCCGCGACCACCTGGTCCGTATCGCCGAGGTCGACGGCCGCCCGGCCGGGGTCTGCGTGCTGGCCGAGGAGCCACCGGAGTACGCCCCGCCGGTCGGCGAACGCGAGCTCTACGTCCGGCTGCTGGTGACCGACCGGGCGCTGTCCGGCAGCGGTGTCGGCGCGGCCCTGATCGAGGACGCCCGGGCCGAGACCCGCCGCCGGGGCATCACGCTGCTGCGGGTGGACTGCTACGGCGGCGACGACCGCAAGCTGGTCCGGCAGTACGAGGCGCTGGGCTTCACCGCCACCGACCCGTTCACCGTCGCCATGCCGGACCGCGAGCCCTGGCCGGGCCAGATCCTGGAGCAGCGCCTCTCCCCGGCGTGA
- a CDS encoding 2'-5' RNA ligase family protein, with product MKAALDDFEGLEWEVAEVRLVQSLLGGGPARYTVLGSWPLGRPVAGPDPAPE from the coding sequence TTGAAGGCGGCGCTGGACGACTTCGAGGGGCTGGAGTGGGAGGTGGCCGAGGTGCGGCTGGTGCAGAGCCTCCTCGGCGGCGGACCGGCCCGGTACACGGTGCTGGGCAGCTGGCCGCTGGGCCGCCCGGTGGCCGGGCCGGACCCGGCGCCGGAGTAG
- a CDS encoding TolB-like translocation protein translates to MADGRRVGRLGVGRQKATQVAVVVTAAAVLVAGAAAGPAVAAESRGTLFTFQDDRIDESSGLAASTLHPGVVWTHNDSGDSGRVFAVDEKTGRTLATVTLAGIDPRDTEAISIGPDERGRPTVFLGDIGDNLGGTWPEVWIYRFTEPTGKLHDMTVPVTRFTVRYEDGPRDAEALMVHPRTGRVYIASKQRSGGHLYAGPERLSASGVNVFRRIADVPATVTDGAFSPDGGRLVLRGYFSATAYRWKGGAPHRIGPVNVPLQYQGESVTFTPDGRALLYGSEGRNSSVWREPLTGEALPDSARTASAKPSSAAPSAGPSTAGAPGAAAGSSGGLSGRSLLGLAAVGVAALAVARLRRGRR, encoded by the coding sequence ATGGCTGATGGGCGCAGGGTGGGGCGGCTCGGGGTGGGGCGGCAGAAGGCGACGCAGGTCGCCGTGGTGGTGACGGCGGCGGCGGTGCTGGTGGCGGGGGCGGCGGCCGGTCCGGCTGTGGCGGCGGAGAGCCGGGGGACCCTCTTCACCTTCCAGGACGACCGGATCGACGAGTCCAGCGGACTGGCGGCGAGCACCCTGCACCCCGGGGTCGTCTGGACCCACAACGACAGCGGCGACAGCGGCCGGGTCTTCGCCGTGGACGAGAAGACCGGGCGCACCCTGGCGACGGTGACCCTCGCCGGGATCGACCCGCGCGACACCGAGGCGATCTCGATCGGCCCGGACGAGCGGGGCAGGCCCACCGTCTTCCTCGGCGACATCGGCGACAACCTGGGCGGCACCTGGCCCGAGGTGTGGATCTACCGCTTCACCGAGCCGACCGGGAAGCTGCACGACATGACCGTCCCGGTGACCCGGTTCACCGTGCGGTACGAGGACGGTCCGCGCGACGCCGAGGCGCTGATGGTGCACCCCCGGACGGGCCGGGTGTACATCGCCAGCAAGCAGCGCAGCGGCGGCCACCTCTACGCGGGGCCGGAGCGGCTCTCGGCGTCGGGGGTCAATGTCTTCCGCCGGATCGCCGACGTCCCGGCCACGGTGACCGACGGGGCGTTCTCCCCGGACGGCGGGCGGCTGGTGCTGCGCGGCTACTTCTCGGCGACCGCCTACCGCTGGAAGGGCGGCGCACCGCACCGGATCGGCCCGGTGAATGTGCCGCTCCAGTACCAGGGCGAGTCGGTGACCTTCACCCCGGACGGCCGGGCGCTGCTGTACGGGAGCGAGGGCCGCAACTCGTCGGTGTGGCGGGAGCCGCTGACCGGTGAGGCGCTGCCGGACTCCGCGCGGACCGCCTCGGCCAAGCCGTCGTCGGCCGCTCCCTCCGCAGGCCCGTCCACCGCAGGTGCGCCGGGGGCGGCGGCCGGGTCCTCCGGCGGGCTGTCGGGCCGGTCGCTGCTGGGGCTGGCGGCTGTGGGGGTGGCGGCGCTGGCCGTGGCCCGGCTGCGGCGCGGGCGCCGCTGA